A stretch of the Candidatus Hydrogenedentota bacterium genome encodes the following:
- a CDS encoding aminotransferase class I/II-fold pyridoxal phosphate-dependent enzyme produces TPARVEAAITPRTKMLIVNSPSNPTGVVMDTQEMQALADCAKKHQLLVISDEIYESLAYDSPPATMAGRTDQVLVLNGFSKNMAMTGWRLGYAAGPESIIQAMNTLQQYSFVCAPSFAQKAAVLALSADMTEKVDRYRRKRDLVYNNLKDIFPCTKPGGAFYIFPQAPNCDGDLFVKRAIENNVLIIPGSVFSDKPDCFRISFAAPDETIQKGCDLLKSLAK; encoded by the coding sequence ACACCGGCCCGTGTCGAAGCGGCGATTACGCCCCGAACAAAAATGCTTATCGTAAACAGCCCCTCCAATCCCACGGGCGTGGTCATGGACACGCAGGAAATGCAGGCTCTTGCCGATTGCGCGAAAAAACATCAGTTGTTGGTGATCAGTGATGAGATTTACGAATCCCTCGCCTATGACAGCCCGCCTGCCACGATGGCAGGCAGAACAGACCAAGTTCTTGTGCTCAATGGCTTTTCTAAAAACATGGCGATGACCGGCTGGCGTTTAGGCTATGCCGCCGGTCCTGAATCAATCATCCAAGCCATGAACACCTTGCAGCAATATTCGTTCGTTTGCGCGCCCTCCTTCGCACAGAAAGCTGCCGTACTTGCGTTAAGCGCGGACATGACGGAAAAAGTCGATCGCTATCGGCGCAAACGCGATCTCGTATACAACAATCTCAAAGATATCTTCCCTTGCACAAAACCGGGCGGCGCGTTTTATATTTTCCCGCAAGCGCCCAACTGTGATGGTGATCTCTTTGTGAAACGAGCCATCGAAAACAATGTGTTGATCATACCGGGAAGTGTCTTTTCCGATAAGCCTGATTGTTTCCGTATTTCTTTTGCCGCCCCTGATGAAACCATCCAAAAGGGATGTGACCTATTAAAATCCTTGGCAAAATAG